The following proteins come from a genomic window of Nitrospira sp.:
- a CDS encoding LSU ribosomal protein L21p: MYAIVETGGKQYRVETGMTIQVERLQGDVGAQVELNKVHVVHGNDGILVGQPLINGAKITAEIVRQGRTRSITVFKKKRRKNYRRTRGHRQGFTQLLIKNIATA; this comes from the coding sequence ATGTACGCGATCGTTGAAACAGGCGGCAAACAATATCGAGTTGAAACAGGCATGACGATCCAGGTCGAACGGCTGCAGGGAGATGTCGGGGCTCAGGTTGAACTCAACAAGGTCCATGTCGTACATGGCAATGACGGTATTCTTGTAGGCCAACCCCTTATTAATGGGGCCAAGATTACAGCTGAAATCGTGCGGCAAGGACGGACCCGATCGATTACCGTTTTTAAGAAGAAGCGTCGCAAGAACTATCGCCGCACCCGCGGGCACCGGCAAGGATTCACTCAGCTGTTGATTAAGAATATTGCGACGGCCTAA
- a CDS encoding LSU ribosomal protein L27p, which yields MATNKGGGSSRNGRDSNPQYLGVKAYGGQTVTAGSIIVRQRGTKFFPGFNVDLGRDHTLFAKVSGVVKFEGGRSRRKVSVYPVPTES from the coding sequence ATGGCAACAAACAAAGGCGGTGGATCATCACGTAACGGTCGTGATAGCAATCCCCAATATTTGGGCGTGAAGGCCTATGGTGGTCAGACTGTGACGGCCGGCAGCATTATCGTTCGTCAGCGCGGCACCAAGTTTTTCCCCGGATTCAATGTGGATCTTGGAAGAGACCATACCTTATTTGCCAAAGTGAGCGGTGTGGTGAAGTTTGAAGGTGGACGCAGCAGACGAAAAGTCAGCGTCTATCCTGTTCCAACCGAATCCTGA
- a CDS encoding GTP-binding protein Obg yields the protein MFVDEVHITVRAGRGGNGICSFRREMFVPRGGPDGGDGGDGGDIVMTASHRLTTLLDLRYQNHYDAQDGRAGGGSNCTGRSGEDLTIAVPVGTIVYDNQTKEILADFIEDGQTAVIAQGGRGGKGNSNFATSVNRVPTKCTPGTPGEERTLRLELKLLADVGLVGFPNAGKSTLIAAISAARPKIADYPFTTLIPNLGVVRWGSDRSFVVADIPGLIEGAHEGKGLGVQFLRHIERTAFLLHLIDVSEWAPGDPVIIFETLRHELAAYDAGLTRRPFAVVPTKIDVIGTSERLTQLQAYCRLNDYPCLPISAAANKGLDDLITYLGKQVERLRKMPCETSS from the coding sequence ATGTTTGTCGATGAAGTACACATCACAGTACGAGCCGGTCGTGGTGGAAACGGCATCTGCAGTTTCCGGAGGGAGATGTTTGTTCCACGTGGAGGCCCGGACGGCGGAGATGGAGGCGATGGTGGCGACATTGTCATGACCGCCTCTCATCGATTGACGACTCTGCTCGACCTCCGCTACCAAAACCATTACGACGCTCAAGATGGGCGAGCCGGCGGAGGATCCAATTGTACGGGCCGTTCCGGAGAAGATCTGACTATCGCTGTTCCTGTCGGTACCATCGTCTATGATAACCAGACGAAAGAAATACTTGCGGATTTCATCGAAGACGGCCAAACGGCCGTTATCGCCCAAGGCGGACGAGGGGGGAAAGGCAACAGCAACTTTGCCACCTCCGTCAATCGAGTGCCGACGAAGTGCACTCCCGGAACTCCGGGTGAAGAACGGACTTTGCGGCTTGAACTGAAACTGCTCGCCGACGTTGGGTTGGTCGGTTTTCCCAACGCCGGCAAGTCGACGCTCATTGCAGCCATATCAGCGGCCCGGCCCAAGATCGCCGACTATCCCTTCACCACTCTGATTCCCAATCTCGGGGTTGTCCGGTGGGGATCGGACCGAAGTTTTGTCGTGGCCGATATTCCCGGCCTGATCGAGGGCGCCCACGAGGGGAAAGGTCTGGGCGTACAGTTTCTTCGCCATATCGAACGCACCGCGTTCTTGCTCCACTTGATCGATGTCTCCGAATGGGCCCCTGGCGATCCAGTGATCATTTTCGAGACCTTACGGCATGAACTTGCCGCCTATGACGCGGGGCTCACCAGGCGCCCATTCGCTGTTGTCCCAACCAAGATCGATGTGATCGGCACGAGTGAACGGCTTACCCAGCTGCAGGCCTATTGTCGCCTCAACGACTATCCCTGCTTGCCGATTTCCGCCGCCGCGAACAAAGGGCTTGATGACTTGATCACCTACCTCGGGAAACAGGTAGAGCGTTTACGAAAGATGCCATGCGAGACAAGCTCTTAG